The following are encoded together in the Chaetodon trifascialis isolate fChaTrf1 chromosome 3, fChaTrf1.hap1, whole genome shotgun sequence genome:
- the emc3 gene encoding ER membrane protein complex subunit 3 yields MAEPELLLDSNIRLWVVLPIVFITFLVGVIRHYVSILLQSDKKLTLEQVSDSQVLIRSRILRENGKYIPKQSFLMRKFYFNNQEDGFFKKTKRKVVPPSPMTDPSMLTDMMKGNVTNVLPMILIGGWINWTFSGFVTTKVPFPLTLRFKPMLQQGIELLSLDASWVSSASWYFLNVFGLRSMYSLILGQDNGADQSRIMQEQMSGAAMAMPADTNKAFKAEWEALELTDHQWALESVEEDLMSRELDFDGMFSKELPSGIF; encoded by the exons ATGGCTGAACCGGAGCTCCTGCTGGACTCCAACATCCGACTTTGGGTGGTGTTGCCCATCGTCTTCATCACCTTTCTTGTCGGGGTAATTCGTCATTATGTGTCCATTCTTCTCCAAAGTGACAAGAAGTTGACGTTAGAACAAGTTTCTGACAG CCAGGTTCTTATTCGGAGCAGAATTCtcagagaaaatggaaaatacatTCCCAAACAG tcttttttgATGAGGAAGTTCTACTTCAATAATCAAGAAGATGGATTTTTCAAGAAGACCAAAAGAAAGGTTGTGCCACCCTCTCCAATGACAG ATCCCAGCATGCTGACAGACATGATGAAAGGGAATGTTACCAACGTGCTTCCCATGATCCTCATTGGAGGCTGGATCAACTGGACCTTTTCAGGATTTGTAACAA CTAAGGTTCCTTTCCCTCTCACTCTGCGCTTCAAGCCCATGCTGCAGCAAGGAATAGAGCTGCTCTCACTGGATGCCTCCTG GGTGAGCTCAGCATCATGGTATTTCCTCAACGTGTTTGGACTACGAAGCATGTATTCATTAATTCTGGGCCAAGATAATG GTGCAGATCAGTCGAGGATCATGCAGGAGCAGATGAGCGGTGCCGCCATGGCCATGCCTGCAGATACAAATAAAGCTTTCAAG GCTGAGTGGGAGGCACTGGAACTGACTGACCATCAGTGGGCGCTGGAGAGTGTAGAGGAGGATCTGATGAGCAGAGAGCTGGACTTTGATGGCATGTTTAGCAAGGAATTGCCCAGTGGCATCTTCTGA